The following DNA comes from Bombus terrestris chromosome 2, iyBomTerr1.2, whole genome shotgun sequence.
catataaattaaaattcaaatataattgcTGTTGCCTTAattcgtattaaaaatatacaagtatttgcaaaacaaataaaagaatacaaattttaaaaaaaggaaagtgaAATACCTTGGTATCCAAATAGGACTGACATTAGGTTCAGCTGGTTCTTCTGTAGAAGATTTTACAGGTAAAGTCTTAGTCCTTTGCAAAGCCATTCTAATGTCTTTAATAGCAGCTTCAACTTCACCACCTATTTCTAGATTAACGCTTTGTCTAGCCTGAGGTGCTGGCGGTGGCGGTGTGCCAAGAGGATCCAAACCATCAAGCTGAAGCTCATTTGTATCATACGAATTTTCTTTCTTAGGAACAAATAGATCAGGCGATGAAGTTTTTAAGGAATGCAAAATATCTTTGCCGACATTTAAGCCAGAGAGATCTTTCCCAATTGAATCATTCTCCGTGGTAGTTGGATGAGTACTATCATTAATACGACTACgttgaataatttctttttcaatttcattaatttgtcGCTTCATCAACATCACAGTTGGATTATTATTATCAGTATCACTGGCATGTCCACTAGATAAGCCATCTTCAAGAACTGGCATGCTAGCATATATTCTCAATGAATCTGAATTATTTCCTAAATCACCAACTGATCCAAGAAGACCACTAGCTGGTATTAATTCATTATCCATCATCATTAATGAAACTTCACTATCGAGATCTCCACAATTACTATCGCAATCAGTTGTTTCAGGACTCAATGTAAAATTGCGAGAGTGCCCAACTTGCAATCCAACCTCTGTTTCTCCGAGATCCTCACTACTTCCAGTACCTACTGAGAGGTctaagaaattattttcatgTTCACCAGCCTGAAAAGAGACGAAATACTAAAATTCAagtaaatataactttattttaagTGAAACGAtgctatgtaatatattttggactttatcttttttttattgtagaTCGATTTTTGATgattaacttcaaatttgaTTAATGgcttatatacaaataaaaattactatatatacaCATTTAGAAATTTGTTTGTATGAATATTCTTACATTTTGTGGAAAATCTGCTCTTTGCTTCTTGGGAGATTCGTGAACTAGAACTTCCTCCGTTGTTGGTGGACCACTAGCTAATCGTTGACCAACATAAGCACTTCCTCCTTGTCTCCGCAGTTCATAATCCAAGTCCTTGAGAAAAGAATATGATTATAAGCAGTAGTTCGAAATATAGTTACCATcataaaaaaatcaattttagtaCAAGCAACAAAAGTCAGAAAATGCTTTTTAATGTAAATCATGTGCTAACATTGTAAGATAAAGTtacattaaaagaattaaaagctTTAACTAAGGCATAAATAAACTTAAAATGTTTATAGTATTAAATgtgtatttatgtaaatattacttttgtcgattataatacatataaaataaacaaaatgttGATACCTGAAATGGGAAAGACTCAGTActgttttccttttcttttgttGGTGGTGGACATTTAAAGAATTCCTCAAGTACTTTTCGAGTTTCTGAGAATTCATATAAATAATCAAATGTACTACCACCAGACGATACCAGATTGCTTATATTATCTGTGGGTATAGTTGATGGTTTTAAGGagtcttcttcttcatcttcaatTTTAGGAGACGGAGGAGAGGCATTTACAGCTTGATCAtcagaataatttatatttgtttctacCACAGCCTTTTCTACGATGATTTCTGCAGAAGTATCCTCCTTCTAAAAAGAAACATGAAAATATTCtgtaatttctattttcttgaTATAATAATGTAACCTTCCCTCTTccttctcaaatttgaattttattaaatttaaagataattatacatatgtataaacttataaaagactttaaaaattgttaaggTCTTTAAGTCACACTATACACTCTGTATAATAACACAGGAAAATGTAGCTACTCATTTGAAACATACCTCATTATGACTTGGCGTTGTCGGTAATACTCTCTGTGGAAAACCAGGCCTTGGTGCCATGTATACAGATGGTGATGACAAAAGGCATGGAAGTTGAGTATCGCGTACGCCATAACGTCGTGGACTTTCAGAATATTGTGCTATTGGTAATTCACCAATTACTCTTGTTACTTTGTGATTATGTTCTGAAGATGGTGAGTCTACTTCACAATCACTAGCTGGAGTAATAACCTAAAAATATATGTTCTATATAgtatttaaaactttattttagataataaTGCATAGAAAACATTTTACTTCTCAATTGCTTTACtatattaaatgttttaaataattttattatattcatccTACAAAAAGGAAGATGTAATGAAATCTgatcatttatttaattgtgtaaatacaaatatatattatagataaaaCAAGCAAATAAAAATAGGCACCTTAAAAAATTCTGAAGTATTACGATGATATGCCGTTGTTGGGCTCGGTGTACTTCCAATGCTAGAACTTAAGGGTTCTGGAGGAATGCGACCTCTTTGAGATTCCTCAATTTCGAGGCTTAAATTAGTTGGTGTAACTTGATTGGTATTATTAGAAGTTAAGTCTAGTCGCAAATTTTGCCAATTATCATCAATGTCATCAAAGACAACTACTTCACCATCACTAACGATAGCCATGCTTCTTGCTGGCGTAGTGTGATTTGATTGATAATCTATGCAGCTTTTTGACAATCCATAATCAAGATCCGCAGTATTTTTTGATATACCATATTCTACATTATTGCTATTCAAAATTGAGTCATAGTTAATAATACGATTGCTGTGATTGCTCTTAGGGGAATCATAGTCAATAGATTTTGTTGGATTATGTCGCACCGAATGTATTTCTGAAGAAAATACAGTTTCTGTGACTTCTCTATTAGAACGCTGCTTTCTTGTATCACCGCATCTAAAATTTCAGTcatatataatttgtattattatatacaatCCTCCATTAGGAAAATAATACAcaactaatttattaaatatgatagtcgtatgaataaatgaaatttttcttgttcaattttatcatatattttgtgtattaGAAGTAGATAATAGTTTTCAAATTACCGGCTTCTTAATTCCCATATAGTTTGAGTGTTTGgtgatttattatttcttttaactGATAGCTTGTTATCTGTTTGAATGTCTTCATTATTTAAGGAATTTGATGCCGCAAGAAAGCGTGATTTTCTAGCTGCTACTTTACCTCGACTCTGAGAAAAAACTTCTCGTCCACCAGCAATTTCTAtaattctaaaaaaataataaatatttaaattaacgtTTAAAATACTATTTGTAAAAActactttttataaattaaattgttatatagtaagttaaaaatatatatataaaaatataaaacaatagatTTGTAGAAATGATaccttaaatttatttattatatttaatccaCATGTTTATATGGTTATTTATTACACATTAAATCAAGTTTAAACACCATTGAAGTAAAATGTAAAAGGAATATATaaggaattaaataattaaatagaataaacataaaatttttgaaacatatgctgacatattatttatttcataaatacaaatattaaatgcTACTATATTCAATGAAATGTTATACTAATGTTGATGTAAAATCAACAGTAGAAAATAACAAAAGATAAATGGGAACACAAAATATGCagacaatatttattttattataaattatttagataTCAAATATCTATGAAAATCTGTAGAAATATGTTTATAGTATAAGAaaaatctaatataattttcatatttatttagatttatattataaCCGTATTGTctttgtacatatgtataattatattaaaaataaagttatGAAAGGAGatcaatattttcttattgCAATCATAAATAACATTAATCTACATCATTAATTATGttaaatttattcataaattttcttggaaaaaaagtgaaacataatacaaaatattaatagtattcttttaaaaatttttgtaataatacaatcatctgaaatatatttaatgctTTACaacttaacaaattttaataagaaaGAGGCATTACAATTACTAGATGAAAATACATTGTTTTCgtcaatattatttaataaatttatattaaataactttCCATCGTAATAAATGGTATTGTTAGAGTCACTTTGAACTGATTATCTTAATTAAAATCATTACGAAATGAGTACTGATAGTATctgtaaaataatgtaaacaaAGAGTGTAGGAAACTTTATTATGCTATATCATTTATTATGTAGTTAATACTTACACtttgttaataaaaaaatagtttatataaaagtttgttgttaatataataataaacagtttatatgatatacatttttcattaatCACCACAAATTAAGCTTAAGAACAAAAAGTGATACAATCTAACCTAACATCAATTGCTGTGTAATGTTTATCGACTAAACTTCGATTGTGTCATTGACAAGTTTATCGATTATTTCAAAATGTgggtaaaatttttataaatatttgattctTTAATCGTTTAGGTATTTTACAAATACTGAATTTAAAGATAACAGAATTAAAAAAGCATAGTAACTAAGAGATcaatataagaatataatatagtgtaagaaattagaaataagaaCCCAATAACAATCTTCTTGTAATAGGCTATGAGActaaaataaatcaattattaataaatcaagtattatagaattagaaaaataatagtGAGTTATTCATTCCTCTTGTTTTGTGAAAATGTAATTTGTTTATGATGAAACACATAATGTTactaaatatcaatattaaatataaaacattgttTGGAAATTTAATATCACAATCTGAATTTTTTgagattaatataattaatataacattttgaaattaaaattttaattatctgaAAAAGTTTAGAAAGCGTAATATATTGAGTTTTCCTTTGTTGAAAGTATTAAcattagtatttattattacatttaaaaaattattcagtatgtttataaattttttactttaaacatatatttttaaacgcATATTATGAATTGTACTAcctttttttatatacaaaattaatgaTTATAGTTTATTAGAGATTAGAGATTATAgtttatttatggaaaatatactataattctgatatttattaattttattcattaaatatatatattccccAAATACAGAAGagatatttcaatataattaaaGTAACTTACCTGGAGTCCCTTAATTTGTAACTGCGATCACCCTTTGCAGAAGTTAAAATGTATACAGGGCTTTCCTCAGGACCACTATCATCCTGTTGTGAGTGACTCTGCTGATCACTACCTGGAAGGCTACCATATTGTTGTGCATCTTCACTATGTCCAGAGGCAGACGAGGAGCTTGAAGAAAGCGGTTTAGTATTAAGTGCACCAAGCGAATTAAATGTTCCAAGAGGACCACCAACATTGCTTGTACCACTGCTAACACCAACAGATAGTTGACTGTCACCTGTAAAACCGGACACCATGTTCGTTGTCCTAGGAAAGAAAAGAGTAATTATGATTATAATCTATGTTTAATTTAAAGATCTTAGAAAgtattaaaatcaattttatttattgtatgtatttatCATTATGATTATACACTTCAGTAAAAATCCAATAAATAACAGTTCTTATTAAATTCTTCAGTAAATATgaagttttttatttattttatacattctttaatattatttatttattatatatttcatctttcatacattaaatgcgtttttatatatgtttcttAGTCTACAATCTCATTGCATcttaatgaataaataaaacatacttCTAGCTTGTAAACTTTCTTAAAATCATTTTAACCAGTACAAACTAAATTACATCTTTTAATACAATATTGTGAAATTACCAAGATTTAAATTCATGCTTTAATTCATCATCCAGaaaattagttaatttattaatttattatttaaattaatattctataacaaaaatattcttttttctatatatatacagaacTACACAAGTTATTTAAGTTCTACTTATGATTAGAAATAGTTATCtggattttttatatattcacatTTTTACGGTAGTACcagaaatattatatgtaatataatgattgttaattattttatttttattatatttattttatttctattttccaatAACACTTTCtccttattaatatttttaatatcataagATGaagttatttttctataaagTAGCAGTGAATTATCccaatctttattatttttgtgattattattattatttaaaagatatagGGATTTTTAAAAGCTATATTTTccacaaatattttaaagatttatATAAATGGTATTCAGTGTAGTACCTAAAATTACACAAATACTGTTACtgatgtatttaaaatatagatTATAAATGTACAATATTTCTTCCTTCAAATATAAACTATCATTAACAAGGAATAGTACTTTTCAAATATAactctaataaaaaattacacattaaattttttttatttttgttgtatgtattattattttttaagcatgttttttttaaatcactAGTTATTATAACAAAGCATTAGTAAATAATTTAGTTTCTAGTTTATTCTGATGAAacagtaaattaattaaatagttgTATAAAGTATTGGTAAGTAAACAGTGCACTTTTAAACTGGACATTCGTcgcaatatatttatatttatatttatatagtttaaatatttttggggatgtaaataatattcgttaatggttgcaatataacttgtaacattaaaaattttattatagcgattaattttaattaccgattaaaagaaaatatttgatcgGTAAGTCAATATAAATTTACCTATCGGAGATATCACGCTCGAGGTCGATCATGTCTTCCGGTATCGCTTGTGAGTGCGTTGAATGTGTATTCTTGGAGTGAGTGTTTGCGAACGTAGTCGCGAGTGTATTTGTGAGGCTAGTCGTGAGGCTGGTGGTAACAGAGACGGCCTCCTTCTGGCAGAGGCTCTCATGCGGCTGACTGATCTGTGTGGAGGCCCCCGGACTCGGGGGTGGGCCACCCCTAGGCCGACATTTCGGGAAAAGTCGGTTCAAGTCTGCGTTTTCCAAGATCAGGCTTGTCATCGCCACGCCACATTCATTTCTCTTAATACCCTGTCCATTCTGGAACATTATATATCCGCATCATGTAGAATGCTACTACATATATGGTTACATTTTTACGTTGTTAGGTGTTTTTATATCAGATGAAAGTTCTGAATATTGCTtaacatataattaatatcTAATTAATAATCTTAATCTCTTTCTCAATATATATTTACTGATGTGTAAAGAGTCATTAATATGTAATGCAATAAATATTAAGTCtttaacgaagaaaataataaccTGTTAGAGATCTCATTTAAAATTGATAAACAAgcagtaaaatttaaaaaatcctagAATATCATAATGATTATtcttaatacatatacataattcttattcataattttacttttattttaaaaaatggaacatgaaaaagtaaaaattattactttaaaatattattatcttatcaaatttcattttattttattttgttaattaatataaaagtattttatgTAATACGATCGTAAGAAAGAACGTTTATAATAATAAGCTAAAAAAAATACAGTGTAAAATTGTGAGAATATGTTTACTATGATATTCTTGTTACGATACAGTAAATACTTATAAAGTTGGACAGTCCTGAACTCTAAACATAAACCGGTACCTCACTTATTGATTAAATTATCGATAGgtaaatacatatatgcatagcACGTGGTATTTTCAATACATAACACCGACCACTCAACTTCACACTttaataacgtaaaaagttatatccTTTATTacagaaattgtaaaatttagaTCAAAAGAACTCAATGACACGACATCCATCAAacctaaatttattttaacaaatcacataagtaatgatatatatatatataacacatatatatatgtacacacacacacacatcatTACTTATGTGATATACATtactactatatatatatagcgttgTTACCGAATTCTAATTTCGTTTTGTATTCTCTTTTGCCACCATGctcttttaaaattctatttatatcgtttttatgttacgaaatataaatgtatttgcATAATTGTCATTAGACACATAATGTAATTTCATAACAATTATGCGAAACAAATAAAGGAAAACAGTAGacaagaaaatagagaaacataaaaaaggagataaaatgaaataaataaatgacaaTGGTGTAAGAAACTGGATAGAATAATGAGACATGGAAATcggtgaaaagaaagaaaaggtggTAAAAGGAGAGCGGAAAGTCAGGGGGTGAAAGGAAGTATACAATAAGAAAGACGAGTTCTAGTCAAAATAAACGAACAGAATGAGACAAAGGCAAAAGGATGAGAAGTTTGCGGATTTGAGGAAAACATGAAAACACTAGCAGAAGAAACATAAAGAAAGCAAGATGAAAGACGAGAAAGTGTATACTAGAAAGGGCTAGAGAGAAGACGAGGGTTTGGCCCGTGCTTCGTTGAGCGTGGAATCAATAGGAGGTCACTGGCACCAGTAGATGCAATCGGCACATTTTAAGTCTACCTCGGTGTTGCACACCGTTGCTATTGTATTGACCCTGTTTCTCTTTATGATTAATTCCAGACATGTGCATATccgtaattataataatttgcgCTGTATATTTCAACATTCTATTCCTATCTCTTTTAACCCCATAttcctttttttacttttctcatTCTTCTTGAGAACAAGCATTGGGATGAATCATACAAATGACACTTTAATCCAAAAGCGATAGTTATTATTCTCTTTAATAACAAACAAGATTTAAACAGAGTGAAATCGTGCACTtatgagataaaatattttttgtcaaagcaatcaaggaatcaactttattttatactttcatatGTAAAAGATAAATTATTACGTTTTGTAATATCGTATTGttacttaaattaaatattgtatttggATGTATCATATAATTAAAAGACATTGTATTTCGGTGTAACTTTTGTACTAAAATAGACGTAAGcgaatttgatttattttattgattcttaaaatgtaaacttctaaaatgtattagattgtattgttatctatgaaaatattattttataaacctATAAGCTATCAATCTTTTAATGGTTTTTATCAATGCtagtaaaaattgtttatttatgtttttcatGTATATGAAAAAGTCAgttttagtttaaaaaatatatgtatcggTTTTAGCCTTCAGGTTTTGATGTTATGAGTGtaatacgaatataattaattttattcttccgCGACGATGTCTGGTACGACACCAACGCTATGAAAtgcagaaaaattataaattacattaaaacgatAAGTTACGAatgtaaaatttatcaaaaatctaacaattaataattgaagTATGAGAAATGGaatgaaatatttggaaaaaaatggaaaaggtaactataatgtatatataatatatactaataACGTAATGAATATTactactataatatatataataatgtaatgaaacaatgaaaattaatctaaaaaaggtatcattttcaaaaatgtgttttattttgtttaaaattcttCCATATGTAATGGATCTTAATAGCATAAGTTTTGTGaactttatacagtattatCTGCGTGATGTAGTAGTAAATATCCATGTATATGTTAAATTTTGTCATTGTTGGTAACTTTAAGCTTACAATAGCAGGTTGTCATGGATATGCGTTTATTTCTCTCACACACACAATGTTCAGTTTTTGGTACATGTGCATATAAAGAAATGCtagtaaataacatttttaactCGTAAGTATAGAAGGAAAATAACTGATAATTTGCAttgtaaaatatcatattatacAAAACTATCTTACGaacttttttatttgaaattagcATGTTAATCGTCACGTGTGCTGTCACACGGTAGATGACGTCTTTCGTTACTGCATAGGTtagtttcatcttttttttcactTGTCAGTTTGACAGTCTATGAGATATGCGGATTATTCGCATGAAAATAAATCTTGCAATTCCGACTTAGaaattaagatataaaaaaatataattcagtTGAGGAATGCTtgcaaaaaattttgtttatattttgttcttagtagttaaaaaaaatatacgaaataactTTAACCCCAATTACAAAAAAAGTTTATGAAAAACATTCAGTTACTCGAGTGTcgatgtaaatatatgtatagatactAGCTCTACATTGGTTCTAGctagtaatataaaaaaattactataaaaatcaaaatgtaaagatgataacattatattatgtttttgtgatatatatttcatgttacacATTATTGATATAACAGAATATAATTTGATTagtataatgaatttttaagtTGATATTTgattgatatttaatttcataaatttttttaaaagattttctaAAACTTCTGTAGTTATTACACATACGTAATATAATTTtggatatattattaaattatataagtcgtatatatatatatgtgaatgTTTTCAATTTAGAGATTTGTTTTTTCAACAAAAGACATGtaatgagaaataaaaaaacgGAAATTAGAAAGTtagtgtaaataataaaatgcttGTACCCATTTACATGtgatgaatattaaaatgtgaTATCTTTCCtgcaatatttatataatcactCGGAAATAAAAATGGacatacatccatgtaatacatatatacaagtaTATTAACTTTCAAATTCAgtaatttgataattaaattttttttttttttaagtaaatgtTAAAAATGGTGTTGGTGATTACATATTTAGTTAAATGTGAGCTATTTAAAACAATGTATTTTacgcatttatttatataaaaaataacttaaagttcattattattatcttcacataaattaaaaattattagaaaacaaTCGAGGAAGTGATATACATTACACAATtaaaagtatttcatattttgcgTACGCTGAATTATTATGTAAATTGGcatcgttatttttattcatcATTGCTTGCTACAATTATCCAAAATTGTACTTAACTGTGTTTTATTATGCTGCACACATTGAAATCTCTTTATATTCCAgtattttttttcataaaaatcatattaa
Coding sequences within:
- the LOC100650027 gene encoding uncharacterized protein LOC100650027 isoform X9, with translation MTSLILENADLNRLFPKCRPRGGPPPSPGASTQISQPHESLCQKEAVSVTTSLTTSLTNTLATTFANTHSKNTHSTHSQAIPEDMIDLERDISDRTTNMVSGFTGDSQLSVGVSSGTSNVGGPLGTFNSLGALNTKPLSSSSSSASGHSEDAQQYGSLPGSDQQSHSQQDDSGPEESPVYILTSAKGDRSYKLRDSRIIEIAGGREVFSQSRGKVAARKSRFLAASNSLNNEDIQTDNKLSVKRNNKSPNTQTIWELRSRCGDTRKQRSNREVTETVFSSEIHSVRHNPTKSIDYDSPKSNHSNRIINYDSILNSNNVEYGISKNTADLDYGLSKSCIDYQSNHTTPARSMAIVSDGEVVVFDDIDDNWQNLRLDLTSNNTNQVTPTNLSLEIEESQRGRIPPEPLSSSIGSTPSPTTAYHRNTSEFFKVITPASDCEVDSPSSEHNHKVTRVIGELPIAQYSESPRRYGVRDTQLPCLLSSPSVYMAPRPGFPQRVLPTTPSHNEKEDTSAEIIVEKAVVETNINYSDDQAVNASPPSPKIEDEEEDSLKPSTIPTDNISNLVSSGGSTFDYLYEFSETRKVLEEFFKCPPPTKEKENSTESFPFQDLDYELRRQGGSAYVGQRLASGPPTTEEVLVHESPKKQRADFPQNAGEHENNFLDLSVGTGSSEDLGETEVGLQVGHSRNFTLSPETTDCDSNCGDLDSEVSLMMMDNELIPASGLLGSVGDLGNNSDSLRIYASMPVLEDGLSSGHASDTDNNNPTVMLMKRQINEIEKEIIQRSRINDSTHPTTTENDSIGKDLSGLNVGKDILHSLKTSSPDLFVPKKENSYDTNELQLDGLDPLGTPPPPAPQARQSVNLEIGGEVEAAIKDIRMALQRTKTLPVKSSTEEPAEPNVSPIWIPSLSDGRRRICVENNSEESEVRRTGEEADVEIEEGPDEEEADTDLETDRLLGQQRTDDQGFYDDKGWRKPKTRTMLPPMSGKVPTPKQTPPKSLSVVPVESPLAPSEPLASTSACVSTSASASISPPPVVSVIQAPPSDCDVTTPSQPSTSPQKTPAKNSPSSPQSLKESSNKVKKEKEEKKKSRNKEVLIEGVLFRARYLGSTQLVCEGEPTKSTRMCQAEEAVSRIKALAPDGETQPSTEVDLFISTEKIMVLNTDLKEIMMDHALRTISYIADIGDVVVLMARRRFVPHEMEEAPKINRTPKMICHVFESEEARFIAQSIGQAFQVAYMEFLKANGIEDHSFVKEMDYQEVLNSQEIFGDELQMFAKKEMQKEVVVPKAKGEILGVVIVESGWGSMLPTVVIANLAPAGAAARCGQLNIGDQIIAINGVSLVGLPLSTCQTYIKNSKNQTVVKLTVVPCAPVVEVKIKRPDTKYQLGFSVQNGVICSLLRGGIAERGGVRVGHRIIEINNQSVVAVPHEKIVNLLATSVGEILMKTMPTSMFRLLTGQESPVYI
- the LOC100650027 gene encoding uncharacterized protein LOC100650027 isoform X12 codes for the protein MTSLILENADLNRLFPKCRPRGGPPPSPGASTQISQPHESLCQKEAVSVTTSLTTSLTNTLATTFANTHSKNTHSTHSQAIPEDMIDLERDISDRTTNMVSGFTGDSQLSVGVSSGTSNVGGPLGTFNSLGALNTKPLSSSSSSASGHSEDAQQYGSLPGSDQQSHSQQDDSGPEESPVYILTSAKGDRSYKLRDSRIIEIAGGREVFSQSRGKVAARKSRFLAASNSLNNEDIQTDNKLSVKRNNKSPNTQTIWELRSRCGDTRKQRSNREVTETVFSSEIHSVRHNPTKSIDYDSPKSNHSNRIINYDSILNSNNVEYGISKNTADLDYGLSKSCIDYQSNHTTPARSMAIVSDGEVVVFDDIDDNWQNLRLDLTSNNTNQVTPTNLSLEIEESQRGRIPPEPLSSSIGSTPSPTTAYHRNTSEFFKVITPASDCEVDSPSSEHNHKVTRVIGELPIAQYSESPRRYGVRDTQLPCLLSSPSVYMAPRPGFPQRVLPTTPSHNEKEDTSAEIIVEKAVVETNINYSDDQAVNASPPSPKIEDEEEDSLKPSTIPTDNISNLVSSGGSTFDYLYEFSETRKVLEEFFKCPPPTKEKENSTESFPFQDLDYELRRQGGSAYVGQRLASGPPTTEEVLVHESPKKQRADFPQNAGEHENNFLDLSVGTGSSEDLGETEVGLQVGHSRNFTLSPETTDCDSNCGDLDSEVSLMMMDNELIPASGLLGSVGDLGNNSDSLRIYASMPVLEDGLSSGHASDTDNNNPTVMLMKRQINEIEKEIIQRSRINDSTHPTTTENDSIGKDLSGLNVGKDILHSLKTSSPDLFVPKKENSYDTNELQLDGLDPLGTPPPPAPQARQSVNLEIGGEVEAAIKDIRMALQRTKTLPVKSSTEEPAEPNVSPIWIPSLSDGRRRICVENNSEESEVRRTGEEADVEIEEGPDEEEADTDLETDRLLGQQRTDDQGFYDDKGWRKPKTRTMLPPMSGKVPTPKQTPPKSLSVVPVESPLAPSEPLASTSACVSTSASASISPPPVVSVIQAPPSDCDVTTPSQPSTSPQKTPAKNSPSSPQSLKESSNKVKKEKEEKKKSRNKEALLNDSSVLIEGVLFRARYLGSTQLVCEGEPTKSTRMCQAEEAVSRIKEGPMTTGMQATLLNYGGQQGFGRCSVASQGSFEEDECDSSEELIGNASGGGQSESQTVGLQPKLAPISGSMEPTTVFRLHFLGSVEVEEEGRRKRLNNHIVREAVTKIKVRPPTLRCIIIFYSIIVVMFDSPTCNRLLFLFLVSLYITPSLSFTDNEYTNFTYILLTLVLESLKFNYSSDTLINISSF
- the LOC100650027 gene encoding uncharacterized protein LOC100650027 isoform X1, which produces MTSLILENADLNRLFPKCRPRGGPPPSPGASTQISQPHESLCQKEAVSVTTSLTTSLTNTLATTFANTHSKNTHSTHSQAIPEDMIDLERDISDRTTNMVSGFTGDSQLSVGVSSGTSNVGGPLGTFNSLGALNTKPLSSSSSSASGHSEDAQQYGSLPGSDQQSHSQQDDSGPEESPVYILTSAKGDRSYKLRDSRIIEIAGGREVFSQSRGKVAARKSRFLAASNSLNNEDIQTDNKLSVKRNNKSPNTQTIWELRSRCGDTRKQRSNREVTETVFSSEIHSVRHNPTKSIDYDSPKSNHSNRIINYDSILNSNNVEYGISKNTADLDYGLSKSCIDYQSNHTTPARSMAIVSDGEVVVFDDIDDNWQNLRLDLTSNNTNQVTPTNLSLEIEESQRGRIPPEPLSSSIGSTPSPTTAYHRNTSEFFKVITPASDCEVDSPSSEHNHKVTRVIGELPIAQYSESPRRYGVRDTQLPCLLSSPSVYMAPRPGFPQRVLPTTPSHNEKEDTSAEIIVEKAVVETNINYSDDQAVNASPPSPKIEDEEEDSLKPSTIPTDNISNLVSSGGSTFDYLYEFSETRKVLEEFFKCPPPTKEKENSTESFPFQDLDYELRRQGGSAYVGQRLASGPPTTEEVLVHESPKKQRADFPQNAGEHENNFLDLSVGTGSSEDLGETEVGLQVGHSRNFTLSPETTDCDSNCGDLDSEVSLMMMDNELIPASGLLGSVGDLGNNSDSLRIYASMPVLEDGLSSGHASDTDNNNPTVMLMKRQINEIEKEIIQRSRINDSTHPTTTENDSIGKDLSGLNVGKDILHSLKTSSPDLFVPKKENSYDTNELQLDGLDPLGTPPPPAPQARQSVNLEIGGEVEAAIKDIRMALQRTKTLPVKSSTEEPAEPNVSPIWIPSLSDGRRRICVENNSEESEVRRTGEEADVEIEEGPDEEEADTDLETDRLLGQQRTDDQGFYDDKGWRKPKTRTMLPPMSGKVPTPKQTPPKSLSVVPVESPLAPSEPLASTSACVSTSASASISPPPVVSVIQAPPSDCDVTTPSQPSTSPQKTPAKNSPSSPQSLKESSNKVKKEKEEKKKSRNKEALLNDSSVLIEGVLFRARYLGSTQLVCEGEPTKSTRMCQAEEAVSRIKEGPMTTGMQATLLNYGGQQGFGRCSVASQGSFEEDECDSSEELIGNASGGGQSESQTVGLQPKLAPISGSMEPTTVFRLHFLGSVEVEEEGRRKRLNNHIVREAVTKIKALAPDGETQPSTEVDLFISTEKIMVLNTDLKEIMMDHALRTISYIADIGDVVVLMARRRFVPHEMEEAPKINRTPKMICHVFESEEARFIAQSIGQAFQVAYMEFLKANGIEDHSFVKEMDYQEVLNSQEIFGDELQMFAKKEMQKEVVVPKAKGEILGVVIVESGWGSMLPTVVIANLAPAGAAARCGQLNIGDQIIAINGVSLVGLPLSTCQTYIKNSKNQTVVKLTVVPCAPVVEVKIKRPDTKYQLGFSVQNGVICSLLRGGIAERGGVRVGHRIIEINNQSVVAVPHEKIVNLLATSVGEILMKTMPTSMFRLLTGQESPVYI